One Bombus pyrosoma isolate SC7728 linkage group LG7, ASM1482585v1, whole genome shotgun sequence genomic window carries:
- the LOC122569542 gene encoding serine/threonine-protein kinase mos, whose translation MYKMASPQKLATKFCNISPQILKNVDGRALLSPKTPIKETYRKGTEKRNQLSPFNIDTPNRQKILRNGLPAKTGTFLGSGGFGTVYKALYKGDQVAAKVMQTEKCFNILKGEEHASLLRHSNIVKVLMIEQGASLSLITMELCGTTLQEYIEETVLTKTKRICILKDITCALQFCHNAGVIHADVKPKNILLSADGQPKLTDFGSSVLIEESNGINKFHGTPGYAAPEVIKENKLTPAADIYSLGIVAWQMLFRKLPFAGLHSHTIIYLSVKGHRPADDNIDDEFQGIYKTLYRQMWSQNATDRITTNEVISKIDMLLCS comes from the exons ATGTACAAAATGGCTTCACCTCAAAAATTAGCaacgaaattttgtaacatatCACCCCAGATATTAAAAAACGTGGATGGAAG AGCTTTGCTAAGTCCAAAGACTCCTATAAAAGAGACATATAGGAAAGGTACTGAGAAGAGAAATCAACTGTCTCCTTTTAATATCGATACTCCCAATAGGcaaaaaatattgagaaatgGTCTACCCGCTAAAACTGGTACATTTCTAGGAAGTGGAGGATTTGGTACTGTGTATAAAGCATTGTATAAGG GTGATCAAGTTGCAGCTAAAGTGATGCaaacagaaaaatgtttcaatataTTGAAGGGTGAAGAACATGCTTCTCTGTTAAGACATTCTAATATCGTAAAAGTGCTAATGATAGAACAAGGTGCTTCTCTATCTTTAATAACAATGgagttatgtggtactacttTACAAGAATATATAGAGGAAACGGTCTTAACCAAAACCAAAAGAATCTGTATATTAAAGGACATAACTTGTGCTTTGCAATTTTGTCACAATGCTGGTGTCATTCATGCAGATGTCAAgcctaaaaatatattactgtCTGCAGACGGTCAACCAAAGCTCACAGATTTTGGTAGTTCCGTATTAATAGAAGAGTCGaatggaattaataaatttcac GGTACACCAGGATATGCCGCTCCagaagtaataaaagaaaataaactgACTCCTGCAGCGGATATTTACTCTTTAGGAATTGTAGCTTGGCAAATGTTATTTAGAAAGCTGCCATTTGCTGGATTACACAGTCATacgattatttatctttctgtGAAGGGACATCGCCCAGCAGATGATAATATCGATGATGAATTTCAAGGTATCTATAAAACATTGTATAGACAAATGTGGTCACAAAATGCTACTGATAGAATTACAACCAACGAAGTAATAAGCAAGATCGATATGCTACTTtgttcttaa
- the LOC122569548 gene encoding U6 snRNA-associated Sm-like protein LSm5 → MTSSVSTNPSTLLPLELVDKCIGSRIHIIMKNDKEIVGTLLGFDDFVNMLLEDVTESEATPEGRRVTKLDQILLNGSNITMLVPGGEMPDT, encoded by the exons ATGACGAGTTCTGTCAGTACAAATCCATCAACATTATTGCCTTTAG aATTAGTTGACAAATGTATCGGTTCTCGGatacatattattatgaaaaacgataaagaaattgtCGGCACCTTGCTAGGTTTTGatgattttgtaaatatgCTGCTCGAAGATGTGACAGAAAGCGAAGCAACGCCCGAGGGACGAAGAGTCACCAAGCTTGATCAAATACTGCTTAACGGAAGCAATATCACAAtg CTTGTACCTGGTGGAGAAATGCCTGACACGTAA